A window from Candidatus Omnitrophota bacterium encodes these proteins:
- the bamD gene encoding outer membrane protein assembly factor BamD: MKRIILSLLIISFLSIQPAYSYWIWTPKSGKWVNPKNLPKDNPKEQFAYAKSYFDNNKYEEAKREFRKLLKAYPKSAEAAESQYYLGLVEEHQGKLYEAFQAYQLVIDKYPFSERIQEIIEKEYKIAEKFMAGEKRKALGIDLPVDNPAIEIFGKVVENSTYGPLAPKAQYKLGLVLKGLLRYYEAEEEFNKVVSRYPDSEWASAAKFQIASCRASLSKGSAYDQGAAQEAKERFEEFVKEHPDAVLSLDAQKNIDQIREKEAQASYDIGRFYEKQKAFDSAKIYYNDIINNHAESPWAKEAAARLQIMEQKNEKKN; the protein is encoded by the coding sequence ATGAAACGCATAATCTTAAGTTTATTAATAATTTCTTTTTTATCCATCCAGCCGGCGTATTCCTATTGGATCTGGACCCCTAAGAGCGGCAAATGGGTAAACCCCAAAAATCTGCCCAAGGATAACCCTAAGGAGCAATTTGCGTATGCCAAGTCTTATTTTGATAATAATAAATACGAAGAGGCAAAGCGTGAATTCCGTAAATTGCTTAAGGCTTATCCTAAGTCTGCCGAGGCGGCGGAAAGCCAATATTATCTGGGTTTAGTCGAGGAACATCAGGGTAAACTATACGAAGCATTTCAGGCTTATCAACTGGTTATCGATAAGTATCCTTTTAGTGAGCGTATTCAGGAAATTATCGAGAAGGAATATAAAATCGCCGAGAAATTTATGGCCGGGGAAAAACGTAAAGCATTGGGCATAGATTTACCTGTGGATAATCCGGCAATTGAGATATTTGGAAAGGTGGTCGAAAATTCTACCTACGGGCCGCTGGCGCCAAAAGCGCAATATAAATTAGGCTTGGTTTTAAAAGGGTTGCTGCGTTATTACGAGGCGGAAGAGGAGTTTAATAAAGTGGTTTCCCGCTATCCGGATAGCGAATGGGCATCCGCGGCAAAATTTCAGATCGCCTCCTGTCGGGCCAGCCTGTCCAAAGGCTCAGCTTATGACCAGGGCGCAGCGCAGGAGGCAAAAGAAAGGTTCGAGGAGTTTGTGAAGGAGCATCCTGATGCCGTGCTTTCCCTGGACGCGCAGAAGAATATCGATCAGATCCGGGAGAAAGAGGCGCAAGCCAGCTATGATATTGGGCGTTTTTATGAGAAACAAAAAGCTTTTGATTCGGCAAAGATCTATTATAATGACATCATCAATAACCACGCAGAAAGCCCCTGGGCTAAGGAAGCGGCGGCTAGATTACAGATAATGGAGCAGAAAAATGAAAAAAAGAATTAA
- a CDS encoding deoxyribonuclease IV has product MILGAHISGAGKIYQTLDIAHDLKCDTMQIFSRSPQSWRNGAQIAPEDIEEFIARRKKYKINPVFIHISYLINLASPDARLYHGSIQAYIEDIQEADKLGVDYIVTHMGSHKETSEDAGIKRLIEALNKIIEKTKDSKVGILLENTSGSGSWLGYRFYHQHKIIKGIKEKSRVGLCLDTAHAYLAGYNLATKEGLEKMIDEIDEMVGTKLIKLIHLNDAAGELGCHHDRHDHIGQGHIGLAGMKRIINHPKLKNIPMILETPKSTEDSDKKNLALVRKLGRK; this is encoded by the coding sequence ACCAGACACTGGATATCGCTCACGATTTAAAATGCGATACCATGCAGATCTTCAGCCGTTCCCCGCAGTCCTGGCGTAACGGCGCTCAAATTGCCCCTGAAGATATCGAGGAATTTATCGCCCGGCGCAAGAAATATAAAATTAACCCGGTTTTTATCCATATATCTTACCTGATTAATTTGGCTTCTCCTGATGCGCGCCTCTACCACGGTTCGATCCAGGCTTATATTGAGGATATTCAGGAGGCGGATAAATTAGGCGTTGATTATATTGTTACGCATATGGGCAGCCATAAGGAGACCTCCGAGGATGCCGGAATTAAGCGGTTGATTGAAGCGCTAAATAAAATAATCGAGAAGACCAAAGATTCTAAAGTCGGAATATTATTGGAAAATACTTCCGGCAGCGGATCCTGGCTGGGCTACAGGTTTTATCATCAACATAAAATTATCAAAGGCATCAAAGAAAAATCCCGCGTAGGTTTATGTCTGGATACCGCCCATGCTTATTTAGCCGGATATAACCTGGCTACCAAAGAAGGCCTTGAAAAAATGATCGATGAGATTGATGAGATGGTTGGGACAAAATTGATTAAACTCATCCACCTTAATGACGCAGCAGGAGAATTGGGTTGCCACCATGACCGCCACGACCATATCGGACAGGGCCACATTGGCCTGGCCGGGATGAAAAGAATTATCAATCATCCTAAATTAAAGAATATCCCGATGATTTTAGAAACACCCAAAAGCACTGAAGACAGCGATAAGAAAAACTTGGCTTTGGTAAGAAAACTGGGGCGTAAATAA
- the murJ gene encoding murein biosynthesis integral membrane protein MurJ, translating into MSTNKYSLNSQNHAVARSAGVISLATLASRILGFIRDIVIARLFGIYVYAQAFVIAFRIPNLFRDLVGEGASNAAIVPVLSEYNLKRSKEDFWELANILLNLLVVILSVITILGIIFSPLIVRLIAPGFIASPDKLQATINLNRIIFPYILLIGLAAYAMAVLNSLKNFTVSAFAPCLLNISIIICAMLLGEGIKGLATGVLLGGILQLAVQVPVLYKKGLRPKLSFCFKHPGLIEIKRLMLPRLASSSIYQLNNFVDSIFGSLAVVVGEGGVAVLYFAYRLIQFPIGIFSNAIAQAILPTFSTQVLEESRENLKITLSWGLRAVFFVMLPISALFMVLAQPLVFTFFGGGRFDSHSGFLTSNALFFYSIGLCAYGGTKILQCCFFALRDTVTPTKVAGLALVMNIILNTLLMFPLKLGGLALATSISGIVAFFFLFFILARRLGGFGEPQILFSFLRIFAAAVCMAGVCFLVNQALNLGWALFCGVLSYIVFCFLFGVVELKELIRKSLWGRQRI; encoded by the coding sequence ATGTCAACAAACAAATATTCCTTAAATAGCCAGAATCACGCGGTTGCCCGTTCAGCCGGGGTGATTAGTTTGGCTACCCTTGCCTCGCGCATCCTGGGCTTTATCCGGGACATCGTTATCGCCCGGCTTTTTGGGATTTATGTTTATGCCCAGGCTTTTGTCATTGCTTTCCGCATACCCAACCTTTTTCGCGACCTGGTCGGTGAAGGAGCTTCTAATGCCGCGATTGTCCCGGTCTTAAGCGAATATAACCTTAAGCGCTCCAAAGAAGATTTCTGGGAGCTGGCCAATATCCTGCTTAACCTGCTGGTGGTTATCTTAAGCGTAATAACCATCCTGGGGATTATTTTTTCTCCGTTGATTGTGCGCCTGATTGCCCCCGGATTTATTGCTTCCCCGGATAAATTGCAGGCAACCATTAATTTAAACCGGATCATCTTCCCCTATATACTGCTTATCGGCCTGGCGGCTTATGCCATGGCTGTGCTTAACTCGCTGAAGAATTTTACGGTTTCGGCATTCGCGCCCTGCCTTTTAAATATTTCGATAATCATCTGCGCCATGCTTTTGGGGGAAGGTATAAAGGGCCTGGCGACCGGAGTTCTGCTTGGCGGCATCCTGCAGTTGGCAGTGCAGGTTCCGGTTTTATATAAGAAGGGATTGCGCCCAAAACTCAGCTTTTGTTTTAAACATCCCGGGTTAATCGAGATTAAAAGATTAATGCTCCCCCGGTTGGCCAGCTCCAGCATTTACCAGCTGAATAATTTTGTGGATTCGATTTTCGGTTCATTGGCAGTTGTTGTCGGGGAAGGAGGGGTAGCCGTGCTTTATTTTGCCTATCGGCTGATCCAGTTTCCCATCGGTATTTTTAGTAATGCCATTGCCCAGGCAATCCTGCCCACGTTCTCGACGCAGGTATTAGAAGAGAGCCGCGAGAACCTTAAAATCACCCTCTCCTGGGGATTACGCGCCGTTTTTTTTGTGATGTTGCCGATAAGCGCGCTTTTTATGGTTTTGGCCCAGCCTTTGGTTTTTACTTTTTTTGGCGGCGGCAGGTTTGATTCTCATTCGGGTTTCTTAACTAGCAATGCCTTATTTTTCTATAGTATCGGCTTGTGTGCTTACGGGGGTACAAAAATATTACAATGCTGTTTTTTTGCCCTCAGGGATACGGTTACTCCGACAAAAGTAGCCGGCCTTGCCCTGGTGATGAATATTATTCTTAATACGCTTTTGATGTTTCCGCTTAAGCTCGGCGGCCTGGCTTTGGCCACCTCGATTTCCGGAATAGTTGCTTTTTTCTTCTTGTTTTTCATTCTGGCCAGGCGCCTGGGGGGATTTGGAGAACCTCAAATATTATTTTCGTTTTTGCGTATTTTTGCCGCCGCCGTTTGTATGGCCGGGGTCTGTTTCCTGGTGAACCAGGCGTTAAACCTTGGCTGGGCGTTATTTTGCGGGGTTCTATCTTATATTGTTTTTTGTTTTCTTTTTGGCGTAGTTGAGTTAAAAGAGCTTATACGGAAATCTTTATGGGGAAGGCAGAGAATTTAA
- a CDS encoding ComEC/Rec2 family competence protein: protein MKTPFVALTVFYCLGIILAEFIPANFWLIMAVGAIIFFAASLSKAKNYIFLVLLSFLVLFLGILSLKNSYRLPKCHISNFVYYKNNSFYSLSGSIDSQPVLNNNRLWFSFRTQEIQVNKLKWHCCGQVLVKIDFPQELNYGDNLTLLGNLTRPYNFNSTRQGYKDFLARQGIHLIMRIKDPRQIIRRSGFGGSRLIGASFWLRSKMEEVVNHNLPDLPASILSAMILGQRRNIPWVVNDSMIKSGTVHILVVSGFNVGIVAFSINLLLKILRIARKGRIILTIICLLAYCLITGSSNPVIRATVMGIVFLAAYLLKRDPDIYNSLAGAALFILIINPRQLFDVGFQLSFISVLAIVYLYPRLKALTHLENYKNKVWKFIGEGFLVSFSAWLGTLWIIVFNFRIIAPVTILANILIVPLATVITLCGFTLVLSGLIYPHLASLFSAPASALITLLLNINCAVIRLPLAYFYL from the coding sequence ATGAAAACTCCGTTTGTAGCGCTAACCGTATTTTATTGCTTAGGAATTATTTTAGCCGAATTTATACCGGCTAACTTTTGGCTGATTATGGCAGTAGGAGCAATTATCTTTTTTGCGGCAAGCTTATCGAAGGCAAAAAATTATATATTTTTGGTTTTGCTATCATTTTTAGTGCTGTTTTTGGGAATTCTAAGCTTAAAGAATTCTTATCGATTACCTAAATGCCATATTAGTAATTTTGTTTACTACAAGAATAATTCTTTTTATAGCTTAAGCGGATCTATCGATAGCCAGCCAGTATTAAACAATAATCGGCTTTGGTTTAGTTTTCGCACACAAGAAATCCAGGTTAATAAATTAAAGTGGCATTGTTGCGGCCAGGTTCTGGTTAAAATTGATTTTCCACAAGAATTAAATTATGGAGATAACTTAACGCTGTTGGGGAATTTAACCCGCCCGTATAATTTTAACAGTACCAGACAGGGGTATAAAGATTTTTTGGCGCGTCAGGGTATTCATTTAATCATGCGTATAAAGGATCCCCGGCAAATTATCCGCCGGAGCGGCTTTGGCGGATCCCGATTAATTGGCGCTTCATTTTGGCTGCGCTCTAAGATGGAAGAGGTGGTTAACCACAATCTTCCGGATTTACCGGCAAGCATACTTTCGGCGATGATTTTAGGCCAAAGGCGCAATATTCCCTGGGTAGTAAATGATTCGATGATTAAATCCGGCACGGTGCATATTTTAGTTGTCAGCGGTTTTAACGTTGGCATTGTCGCTTTTAGCATTAACCTATTGTTAAAAATTTTGCGGATTGCGCGTAAGGGGCGGATTATTTTGACAATAATCTGCCTGCTCGCCTATTGCTTAATCACCGGCTCAAGCAATCCGGTTATCCGCGCTACGGTTATGGGGATAGTTTTTTTAGCGGCGTATCTCTTAAAAAGAGATCCGGATATATATAATTCTTTGGCTGGTGCTGCGTTATTTATTTTAATAATCAATCCCCGGCAATTGTTTGATGTTGGTTTTCAATTATCTTTTATTAGCGTACTGGCAATTGTTTACCTTTACCCCAGACTAAAAGCTTTAACTCATTTAGAGAATTACAAAAATAAAGTATGGAAATTTATCGGTGAGGGGTTTTTGGTTTCATTTTCTGCCTGGTTGGGCACACTATGGATTATTGTTTTTAATTTCAGGATTATTGCCCCGGTAACAATTTTGGCCAATATTTTGATTGTTCCCCTGGCTACCGTAATTACTTTATGCGGGTTTACCCTGGTTCTCTCCGGCCTGATTTATCCGCACCTGGCCAGCCTCTTTAGCGCTCCCGCCTCAGCGTTGATTACCCTGCTTTTAAATATAAATTGCGCGGTAATCCGGCTGCCACTAGCTTATTTTTACCTTTGA
- a CDS encoding transposase, translating into MPRKARRLIDGGHYHVVTRGIDCRKLFRDKADNQYFLNIISANLPKFKISIFHYCLMVNHIHLLIKAIRAADLPKFMQAVLQGYAHYFRKKYLSVGFVFQNRYKSRLIDNDTYLLECGRYIERNPLRSKTVLELSRYHWSSYLLYATGEQNGIVRVLDPLYLDLASTDEKRREAYVNYVLQGRPYEDILDKEFHIK; encoded by the coding sequence ATGCCAAGAAAAGCGCGAAGGTTGATTGACGGGGGACATTACCATGTTGTAACCAGGGGTATTGACTGCAGAAAATTGTTTAGAGATAAAGCGGATAATCAGTATTTTTTAAACATCATATCTGCTAATCTGCCAAAATTCAAAATTTCAATTTTTCATTATTGTCTTATGGTAAACCACATCCATCTATTGATTAAAGCTATAAGAGCAGCGGATCTGCCAAAGTTTATGCAGGCAGTTCTACAAGGATACGCTCATTATTTCAGAAAGAAATATCTTTCGGTAGGATTTGTTTTCCAGAATCGATATAAAAGTCGGTTAATTGATAATGATACATATCTCTTGGAATGCGGTCGATATATCGAAAGGAATCCTTTGAGATCAAAAACAGTGCTAGAGCTTTCCAGGTATCATTGGAGCAGTTATCTGCTATATGCAACAGGTGAACAAAATGGCATAGTTAGAGTATTGGATCCTTTATATTTAGATTTAGCCAGTACAGACGAGAAACGCAGGGAGGCGTATGTTAATTATGTCTTACAGGGGCGGCCGTATGAAGATATTTTAGATAAGGAATTTCATATTAAATAG
- a CDS encoding LptE family protein, translating to MKKRIKFSLFLISVSCLLSAVLAGCGYTTRSMISGKYKTIYITPFLNKVDITQEVYSANKYRLYRPILETDITKKVINRYLFDGNLKPVKEDRADLVLKGELIEYRKDPLSYTADNNDVTEYRININVNLSLWDTRENKLVWQENNFNGNYSYFVKTPTINPGNVVVVSEDAAVTNAVEDLARRIVERTVEQW from the coding sequence ATGAAAAAAAGAATTAAGTTTTCTTTATTCCTGATTAGCGTATCCTGCCTCTTGAGCGCTGTTTTGGCCGGTTGCGGCTATACTACCCGTTCAATGATTTCCGGAAAATACAAAACAATCTACATAACTCCTTTCCTGAATAAAGTAGATATAACTCAGGAGGTTTATTCTGCCAATAAATATCGTCTTTACCGGCCGATACTGGAAACAGATATCACCAAGAAGGTAATTAACCGCTATCTTTTCGACGGGAATCTCAAACCGGTGAAAGAGGATCGGGCGGATTTGGTGCTTAAAGGGGAATTGATTGAATACCGTAAAGACCCCTTAAGTTATACTGCAGATAATAATGATGTTACCGAATACCGCATCAATATTAACGTGAATTTAAGCCTCTGGGACACTAGAGAGAATAAACTGGTCTGGCAGGAGAATAATTTTAATGGTAACTATTCTTATTTTGTCAAAACTCCCACGATAAATCCAGGGAACGTGGTGGTGGTATCCGAAGATGCAGCGGTAACCAATGCTGTCGAGGATTTGGCCCGCCGGATTGTCGAGCGTACAGTTGAACAATGGTAA
- the rpsT gene encoding 30S ribosomal protein S20 — protein sequence MPRRKTSLKSNRVNKRKHTRNLKVKVQLKKSVKKFQELIAKKSVAEAKTFISRVFSQLDKAAKKNIIPAGAANRKKSRLMRRLSKSA from the coding sequence ATGCCAAGACGCAAAACATCATTAAAAAGCAACCGCGTAAATAAAAGAAAACATACCCGTAATCTTAAGGTCAAGGTGCAACTTAAAAAATCCGTCAAAAAATTTCAGGAGTTAATTGCTAAAAAAAGCGTCGCTGAAGCCAAAACATTTATTTCCAGGGTCTTTTCCCAGCTAGATAAGGCGGCCAAGAAAAATATAATTCCCGCTGGGGCGGCTAACCGCAAAAAATCACGCCTGATGCGCCGCTTAAGCAAATCCGCATAA
- a CDS encoding response regulator — MPKKILIIDDDYNIVKESKEKLLKAGYRVVTAYSGQEGVEKVKAEKPDCILLDLVLPDESGFKVAQDIKSLPEFIDTPIIATSLKHEEIDKHIAAKSGITVYVEKPIDYQRLLFDIKDVLEE, encoded by the coding sequence ATGCCTAAGAAGATCCTGATTATTGACGATGATTATAACATCGTCAAGGAAAGTAAGGAAAAGCTGCTTAAAGCAGGTTACCGGGTAGTGACTGCCTACAGTGGTCAGGAAGGCGTAGAAAAAGTTAAGGCGGAGAAACCTGACTGCATACTCCTTGATCTGGTCCTGCCGGATGAAAGCGGTTTTAAAGTTGCTCAGGACATAAAAAGCCTGCCGGAATTTATCGATACCCCGATCATCGCCACCTCCTTAAAACATGAAGAAATTGACAAGCATATCGCCGCCAAAAGCGGGATCACCGTCTATGTCGAAAAACCCATCGATTACCAAAGGCTACTTTTTGATATTAAGGATGTTTTAGAAGAATAA
- the leuS gene encoding leucine--tRNA ligase, producing the protein MHYNFKKIEEKWQKKWQQAYAFRAQADPKRKKYYLLEMFPYPSGKIHMGHVRNYTIGDVASRFKSLEGYNVMHPMGFDAFGQPAENAAIKNKTKPGDWTRKCIKEMETELKKMGFSYDWEREVSTCQSDYYKWNQWIFLKMLERGLAYRKASQVNWCPSCATTLANEEVIEGECWRCQTKVEQKDLEQWYLKITGYKERLLEDLNQLKNWPARVLAMQNNWIGKSSGVDIYFRLENSDKLISVFTTRVDTIFGATYIVLAPEHPLVLDLIKGKPQEKEALEFIKKVASESKIVRAASDVKKEGVFTGSFAINPVNNEKVPVWIADYVLMEYGTGAIMAVPTHDQRDFLFAKEHKLPMRIVISPEDNSLKSAEVLTRAYEGDGIQVNSGEFDGLNNQEAKTKIAQWMEAKGIGKIQTHWRLRDWLISRQRYWGTPIPVIYCPACGIVPVPFKDLPVELPADAPFTGEGGSPLGKVKQFVEVKCPKCKGKARRETDTMATFFDSSWYFLRFCSSKFNAAPFDVNEAKYWMAVDQYIGGIEHAILHLLYSRFFTKFFQDLKMIDFSEPFDKLLTQGMVLKDGEVMSKSRGNIVDPDSMIKNYGADALRLFILFAAPPETELEWEERGLEGAYKFLNRVWRIQENLKGNADPQVLKALHKTIKKVGADFSEFKFNTAIAGLMELTNIIYQLGADKQVFSSLVIMLSPIVPHFSEELWQILGNKESIFKTSWPKYDPQLLVEENVELVIQVNGKVRSKIEVARGMSEDKLKELVLKDEKLIPWLEGKTPKKFIIVPQKLVNIVI; encoded by the coding sequence ATGCATTATAATTTTAAAAAGATCGAAGAAAAATGGCAAAAAAAATGGCAGCAAGCTTATGCCTTCCGCGCGCAAGCCGATCCTAAACGTAAAAAATATTATCTGCTGGAAATGTTTCCCTACCCCAGCGGTAAAATTCACATGGGCCATGTGCGTAATTACACTATCGGCGATGTTGCCAGCCGTTTTAAAAGTTTAGAGGGTTATAACGTAATGCACCCGATGGGCTTTGATGCTTTTGGCCAGCCGGCGGAGAACGCGGCGATAAAAAACAAAACCAAGCCTGGCGACTGGACGCGTAAATGTATCAAGGAGATGGAAACAGAATTAAAGAAAATGGGTTTTTCCTACGATTGGGAGCGGGAAGTTTCCACCTGCCAAAGCGATTATTATAAATGGAACCAGTGGATTTTCCTCAAGATGCTTGAACGCGGCCTGGCTTATAGGAAGGCTTCACAAGTTAACTGGTGCCCCAGCTGCGCCACAACTTTAGCGAATGAAGAAGTGATCGAAGGCGAGTGCTGGCGCTGCCAGACAAAAGTAGAGCAAAAAGATTTAGAGCAATGGTATTTAAAGATTACCGGATATAAAGAAAGATTATTGGAGGATTTAAACCAGCTTAAAAATTGGCCGGCGCGGGTTTTGGCAATGCAGAATAACTGGATCGGCAAAAGCAGCGGCGTGGATATTTATTTTCGCCTGGAAAATAGCGATAAATTGATTTCGGTTTTTACTACCCGGGTGGATACTATTTTTGGGGCAACTTACATTGTCCTGGCTCCGGAGCACCCTTTAGTTTTAGATTTAATTAAGGGCAAACCTCAGGAAAAAGAGGCTTTAGAGTTTATCAAAAAGGTTGCCAGCGAAAGTAAAATAGTGCGCGCCGCATCCGACGTTAAAAAAGAAGGGGTTTTTACCGGAAGCTTCGCGATTAATCCGGTAAATAATGAAAAGGTCCCGGTTTGGATTGCCGATTATGTTTTAATGGAATATGGAACAGGGGCGATTATGGCTGTGCCCACGCATGATCAGCGGGATTTTCTTTTTGCCAAAGAGCATAAGCTGCCAATGCGCATTGTCATTTCGCCTGAAGATAATTCTCTAAAATCCGCGGAAGTATTAACCCGGGCATATGAAGGCGATGGCATTCAGGTGAATTCCGGAGAATTTGACGGGTTAAACAATCAGGAGGCCAAGACAAAAATTGCCCAATGGATGGAGGCTAAGGGCATCGGTAAAATACAAACCCATTGGCGCCTGCGTGACTGGTTGATTTCCCGCCAGCGTTATTGGGGCACTCCCATACCGGTGATTTATTGCCCGGCTTGCGGCATTGTCCCGGTTCCTTTTAAAGATTTGCCCGTTGAGCTGCCGGCTGATGCGCCTTTTACCGGAGAAGGCGGAAGCCCTTTAGGCAAGGTTAAGCAATTTGTAGAAGTAAAATGTCCTAAGTGTAAAGGAAAAGCTCGCCGGGAAACCGATACCATGGCTACTTTTTTTGACTCCTCCTGGTATTTCTTAAGGTTCTGCTCGTCTAAATTTAACGCGGCGCCGTTTGATGTAAATGAAGCCAAATACTGGATGGCCGTTGATCAGTATATCGGAGGTATTGAGCATGCGATCCTGCATTTGTTGTATTCGCGGTTTTTTACTAAATTTTTCCAGGATTTAAAGATGATTGATTTCAGTGAGCCGTTTGATAAGCTGCTCACTCAGGGGATGGTTTTAAAAGACGGCGAAGTTATGTCAAAGTCCAGGGGTAATATCGTTGATCCGGATTCGATGATTAAGAATTACGGCGCCGATGCCCTGCGCCTGTTTATCTTATTTGCCGCTCCGCCGGAGACGGAGTTGGAGTGGGAGGAGCGCGGGTTAGAAGGAGCGTATAAATTTTTAAACCGTGTCTGGCGGATCCAGGAAAATTTAAAGGGTAACGCTGATCCGCAGGTATTAAAAGCCCTGCACAAGACAATAAAAAAAGTAGGCGCGGATTTTAGCGAATTTAAGTTTAACACCGCCATTGCCGGTTTGATGGAGCTAACCAACATTATTTATCAATTAGGCGCAGATAAGCAGGTATTTTCCAGCCTTGTCATTATGCTTAGCCCGATTGTCCCGCATTTTTCCGAAGAGCTTTGGCAGATTTTAGGCAACAAGGAAAGTATATTTAAAACCAGCTGGCCTAAATATGATCCTCAGTTGCTGGTTGAAGAAAATGTGGAGTTGGTAATTCAGGTTAACGGTAAAGTACGCAGTAAAATCGAAGTTGCCCGCGGTATGTCCGAAGATAAACTTAAAGAATTGGTGCTTAAAGATGAAAAATTAATTCCCTGGCTGGAAGGCAAAACCCCGAAGAAATTCATCATTGTCCCGCAAAAACTCGTCAATATCGTAATTTAA
- a CDS encoding helix-hairpin-helix domain-containing protein, whose translation MFNFTPEEKKVILFILGLAFCGLALSNLAKAGCRVEKMVYPQVQLARINLNQVTLAELIRFKCVSGKLAQAIVEYRNLHKEFASLEELKEIKGIGEKRYEKLKEIFFVE comes from the coding sequence ATGTTTAATTTTACCCCGGAAGAAAAAAAGGTAATTTTGTTTATTTTAGGCCTGGCGTTTTGCGGGTTAGCGTTAAGTAATTTAGCCAAAGCCGGCTGCCGCGTAGAGAAAATGGTCTATCCGCAAGTCCAATTAGCCAGGATAAACCTTAACCAAGTAACTTTGGCAGAGTTAATCCGGTTTAAATGCGTCTCGGGAAAATTGGCTCAAGCCATCGTAGAGTACCGTAATTTACATAAAGAGTTTGCTAGTTTAGAAGAACTAAAAGAAATTAAAGGGATAGGGGAGAAGCGTTACGAGAAGCTAAAGGAGATATTTTTTGTTGAATGA